A single region of the Sulfitobacter geojensis genome encodes:
- a CDS encoding thioredoxin family protein, with translation MRLLIAACVTFVMTAAAFAAELGDDGLHKAPWMRDTFKDLAEDLAEANDEGKRLMVMIEQRGCIYCQKMHEEVFVVPEIAAFIEENYFVVQINMFGDVEVTDFDGTALPEKEMVKKWGALFTPMILFFPEEVGPDASATQAAVATMPGAFGRHTTFNMLNWIVEKGYDGEETFQKYHARKFAEQSN, from the coding sequence ATGAGACTATTGATTGCCGCCTGCGTCACCTTCGTTATGACTGCCGCAGCCTTTGCCGCTGAACTGGGCGACGATGGCCTGCACAAGGCCCCGTGGATGCGCGACACCTTCAAAGACCTTGCCGAGGATCTGGCAGAGGCAAACGACGAGGGCAAACGCCTGATGGTGATGATCGAACAGCGTGGCTGTATCTATTGCCAGAAGATGCACGAAGAAGTGTTTGTCGTTCCCGAAATCGCAGCCTTTATCGAAGAAAACTACTTTGTTGTTCAGATCAACATGTTCGGCGATGTCGAGGTGACTGATTTTGACGGTACCGCCCTGCCCGAAAAGGAAATGGTCAAGAAATGGGGGGCGCTGTTCACCCCGATGATTCTGTTTTTCCCCGAAGAGGTCGGCCCGGATGCGTCCGCAACACAGGCAGCCGTGGCCACAATGCCGGGGGCATTCGGACGCCATACGACCTTTAACATGCTCAACTGGATTGTCGAAAAAGGATATGACGGCGAGGAAACTTTCCAGAAATATCATGCACGTAAGTTCGCCGAGCAAAGCAACTAG
- the soxA gene encoding sulfur oxidation c-type cytochrome SoxA: MRKLTGAFMATLMATTVASADPVDDNLILNEETEIVTRTAAPAHLSDALDEVMSGWLFRGTETRAMQADDFDNPGMIFVEQAQEAWETAEGSEGKSCASCHNDMDSMAGVKATYPKWNEAAGEVRTLQMQVNDCRENRMGAEAWKYDKADAINMEAALASVSRGLPVNVAIDGPAQSTWELGKELYYTRTGQLELSCANCHEDNYGMMIRADHLSQGQINGFPVYRLKNTKLNGAHSRFKGCIRDTRAETYSPGSAEFIALELYVASRGNGLSVEGPSIRN; the protein is encoded by the coding sequence ATGCGGAAATTGACAGGCGCCTTTATGGCGACGCTGATGGCGACAACTGTGGCATCGGCCGACCCCGTTGATGACAATCTGATACTGAACGAAGAAACCGAAATCGTGACCCGCACTGCGGCACCGGCACATCTGTCGGATGCACTGGACGAGGTTATGTCAGGCTGGTTGTTCCGCGGCACCGAGACCCGTGCGATGCAAGCTGACGACTTCGACAATCCGGGCATGATTTTTGTCGAACAGGCGCAGGAAGCATGGGAGACCGCAGAAGGGTCCGAGGGCAAATCCTGCGCGTCCTGTCATAACGACATGGACAGTATGGCAGGTGTCAAGGCGACCTACCCCAAGTGGAACGAGGCCGCCGGTGAAGTGCGTACCTTGCAGATGCAGGTCAACGATTGCCGCGAGAACCGCATGGGTGCCGAAGCGTGGAAATACGACAAGGCCGACGCCATCAACATGGAAGCGGCACTGGCATCCGTGTCACGCGGGTTGCCGGTGAATGTGGCCATCGACGGTCCGGCACAATCCACATGGGAACTGGGTAAAGAGCTTTATTATACCCGTACCGGCCAGCTGGAATTGTCTTGTGCCAATTGCCACGAAGACAACTATGGCATGATGATCCGCGCGGACCACTTGAGCCAGGGCCAGATCAACGGCTTTCCGGTGTATCGTTTGAAAAACACCAAGCTGAACGGTGCCCATTCGCGTTTCAAAGGCTGTATTCGCGACACACGCGCGGAAACCTACAGCCCCGGCAGTGCGGAATTCATCGCGCTTGAGCTTTATGTCGCCTCCCGCGGCAATGGCTTGAGCGTCGAAGGTCCGTCGATCCGTAACTAA
- the soxY gene encoding thiosulfate oxidation carrier protein SoxY codes for MELTRRNAIAMGAGTLLIAGLPVRVSAAGEDAIAAFTGGAEVGTGDIKLTAPEIAENGNTVPIEVSSGSATEILVLAMGNPTPGVANFKFGKLAASRFASTRIRLAGTQDVVAIAKLEDGSFVQASSTVKVTIGGCGG; via the coding sequence ATGGAACTCACAAGACGTAATGCGATTGCGATGGGCGCCGGTACGCTGTTGATCGCCGGTCTGCCTGTGCGGGTCTCTGCCGCAGGCGAAGACGCAATTGCCGCTTTCACCGGTGGTGCCGAAGTGGGCACAGGTGACATCAAACTGACCGCACCTGAAATCGCCGAGAACGGCAACACCGTGCCAATCGAAGTATCTTCCGGTTCGGCGACAGAGATTCTGGTGCTGGCAATGGGTAACCCGACCCCCGGTGTCGCGAACTTCAAGTTCGGCAAACTGGCCGCCTCGCGCTTTGCATCCACCCGCATCCGGCTGGCCGGCACGCAAGACGTCGTGGCCATTGCCAAACTGGAAGACGGATCATTCGTTCAGGCCTCCAGCACGGTGAAAGTCACAATCGGCGGCTGCGGCGGCTAA
- the soxZ gene encoding thiosulfate oxidation carrier complex protein SoxZ — protein MASGVKPRVKVPKKAAAGDAITIKTLISHKMESGQRKDSDGNAIPRSIINRFTCDFNGENVVDVTMEPAISTNPYFEFEALVPEAGEFKFTWYDDDGSVYEETKSIAIG, from the coding sequence ATGGCATCTGGTGTAAAACCCCGCGTAAAAGTACCGAAAAAAGCAGCGGCAGGTGACGCGATCACCATCAAGACGCTGATCAGCCACAAGATGGAATCCGGTCAGCGCAAGGACAGCGACGGCAACGCAATCCCCCGCTCGATCATCAACCGCTTCACCTGTGATTTTAACGGCGAAAATGTCGTTGATGTAACGATGGAACCGGCAATCTCGACCAACCCCTACTTCGAATTCGAAGCATTGGTGCCCGAGGCCGGCGAATTCAAGTTCACGTGGTACGACGACGACGGCTCGGTCTATGAAGAAACAAAATCAATCGCGATCGGCTGA
- a CDS encoding ArsR/SmtB family transcription factor: protein MGLPVFDVNMCADDMDKMAQNAMEASNFLKAISHEGRLMILCHLASGEKSVTELESLLSARQAAVSQQLSRLRLEGLVTPRREGKTIYYSLTDDRPKQIMEVVYDLFCRDK from the coding sequence ATGGGCCTGCCGGTATTTGACGTAAACATGTGTGCCGACGACATGGATAAAATGGCGCAAAATGCCATGGAAGCATCCAATTTCCTTAAGGCGATCAGCCATGAGGGGCGTCTGATGATCCTGTGCCACCTTGCATCCGGTGAGAAATCGGTCACCGAACTGGAAAGTCTGTTGTCCGCCCGCCAAGCGGCCGTGTCCCAGCAATTGTCGCGCTTGCGGCTTGAGGGGTTGGTGACGCCGCGCCGCGAGGGCAAGACGATCTATTACAGTCTGACCGACGACCGGCCCAAACAGATCATGGAAGTCGTCTATGACCTGTTTTGCCGTGACAAATGA
- the soxX gene encoding sulfur oxidation c-type cytochrome SoxX, whose protein sequence is MRISVISVAAMGLMASVAFAEEVLPTAVSFNDDGAVEQSLSGTAGDAANGRKIVGDKKQGNCVACHQVSDLADVPFQGEIGPMLDGAGERWSEAELRGIVANAKIMFEDSMMPSFYKTEGFIRPGNAYTGKAADDTFGPLLSAQQIEDVVAYLVTLKE, encoded by the coding sequence ATGAGGATTTCTGTCATTTCAGTCGCCGCGATGGGGCTTATGGCTTCCGTGGCCTTCGCCGAAGAGGTGCTGCCCACTGCCGTCAGCTTTAACGATGATGGCGCGGTTGAGCAGTCCTTGTCTGGTACGGCCGGTGATGCCGCCAACGGGCGCAAAATTGTTGGCGATAAAAAACAGGGCAACTGTGTGGCCTGTCATCAGGTCAGCGATCTTGCCGACGTTCCGTTTCAGGGCGAGATTGGCCCGATGCTGGATGGCGCAGGCGAGCGTTGGTCCGAAGCCGAACTGCGCGGGATCGTGGCAAATGCCAAGATCATGTTCGAGGACAGCATGATGCCTTCATTCTACAAAACCGAAGGCTTCATTCGTCCCGGCAACGCCTATACCGGCAAAGCGGCGGATGACACATTCGGCCCGCTGCTCAGTGCACAGCAAATCGAAGATGTTGTGGCCTATCTGGTCACCCTCAAAGAATAG
- the soxC gene encoding sulfite dehydrogenase has protein sequence MSDNNTGNGTSRRAFLRGAAAAGAGALGATAAKAQSPDPLITELQPWAQGFGEGVDATPYGLPIEFEGDVIRRNVEWLTADTVSSINFTPIHALDGTITPQGCAFERHHSGAIELRKEDYRLMLNGLVDTPLVFSYADLERFPRENHVYFCECAANTGMEWAGAQLNGAQFTHGMIHNMEYTGVPLRTLLEEAGLDTAGDLSDKWVYVEGADASSNGRSIPMEKALDDCLIAFKANGEALRKEHGYPVRLVVPGWEGNMWVKWIRRIEVTDGPIESREETSKYTDVLENGIARKWTWAMDAKSVVTSPSPQAPITHGKGPLVITGLAWSGRGAITRVDVSKDGGMTWETARLAKPGEKMALTRFYLDTDWDGNEMMLQSRAMDDTGYIQPTKTQLREVRGLNSIYHNNCIQTWLVRSNGEAENVEVS, from the coding sequence ATGTCAGATAACAACACAGGAAACGGGACATCGCGGCGCGCGTTTTTGCGAGGGGCCGCAGCGGCAGGGGCCGGCGCATTGGGTGCAACCGCAGCCAAAGCGCAATCCCCAGATCCGTTGATCACCGAACTACAGCCTTGGGCGCAGGGGTTCGGCGAGGGCGTTGACGCCACCCCTTACGGTCTGCCGATCGAATTCGAGGGGGATGTCATCCGCCGCAATGTGGAGTGGTTGACCGCAGATACCGTGAGCTCGATCAACTTCACCCCGATCCACGCGCTGGACGGCACGATCACCCCGCAAGGCTGTGCTTTCGAGCGTCACCACTCCGGTGCAATCGAGCTGCGCAAGGAAGATTACCGGCTGATGTTGAACGGTCTGGTCGACACGCCTTTGGTCTTTTCCTACGCTGATCTGGAACGTTTCCCACGCGAAAACCACGTCTATTTCTGCGAATGCGCCGCAAACACCGGCATGGAATGGGCCGGTGCCCAGCTGAACGGAGCCCAGTTCACCCACGGCATGATCCACAACATGGAATACACCGGCGTGCCCCTGCGCACCCTGCTGGAGGAAGCGGGGTTGGATACGGCTGGCGATCTCAGTGACAAATGGGTCTACGTTGAAGGGGCCGATGCCTCCTCCAACGGGCGTTCCATCCCGATGGAAAAGGCGCTGGATGACTGCCTGATCGCGTTCAAGGCGAACGGCGAGGCCCTGCGTAAGGAACACGGATACCCTGTGCGTCTTGTTGTGCCCGGTTGGGAAGGCAACATGTGGGTTAAATGGATCCGCCGGATCGAGGTCACGGATGGCCCCATCGAAAGCCGCGAAGAAACCAGCAAGTATACGGATGTTCTGGAAAATGGCATTGCGCGCAAATGGACCTGGGCGATGGATGCAAAATCCGTCGTCACCAGCCCCAGCCCGCAAGCGCCGATCACCCATGGCAAGGGGCCGCTGGTCATCACCGGTCTGGCGTGGTCGGGACGCGGGGCGATTACCCGCGTCGATGTCTCCAAAGATGGTGGCATGACATGGGAAACCGCACGGCTCGCCAAACCTGGTGAGAAAATGGCACTGACCCGCTTTTACCTCGACACCGATTGGGACGGCAACGAAATGATGCTGCAAAGCCGCGCGATGGATGACACCGGATATATCCAACCGACCAAGACGCAACTGCGCGAGGTGCGCGGGTTGAATTCGATCTATCACAACAATTGCATCCAGACGTGGTTGGTGCGCAGCAATGGCGAGGCGGAAAATGTCGAAGTTTCTTAA
- the soxB gene encoding thiosulfohydrolase SoxB: MISRRDFLQTSMAAAALYGGSGFGNWARLAAQQSLTQDKLLEFDTFGNVSLIHVTDIHAQMKPIYFREPSVNIGVGGNKGAVPHVTGADFRKLYGIDDGSPSAYALTHDDFASLAKGYGKVGGLDRVSTVINSIRADRPDALLLDGGDTWHGSYTCYHTQGQDMVNVMNALKPDAMTFHWEFTLGSDRVAEIVEGLPFAALGQNIFDAEWDEPAELFPPYKFFERGGVKIAVIGQAFPYMPIANPGWMFPEYSFGIRDERMQEMVNEVRAAGAELVVCLSHNGFDVDKQMAGKVTGIDVILSGHTHDALPEPVLVGDTIIVASGSNGKFVSRVDLDVREGRMLGFRHKLIPIFSDVIAPDAEVTKVIDAQRAPFETTLSEVIGQTADDQLLYRRGNFNGTWDDLICDALISEREADIALSPGVRWGPSILPGQDITREDIWNVTSMSYGEAYRTEMTGEFLHVVLEDVADNLFNPDPYYQQGGDMVRVGGLGYRIDVTKPQGERITEMTLLKTGETIDPAKTYQVAGWASVNEGTEGPAIWDVVEAHIAKQGVVSLDPNNSVKVVGI, from the coding sequence ATGATTTCTCGCCGTGACTTTTTGCAAACCAGTATGGCCGCCGCCGCTCTTTATGGCGGGTCCGGCTTTGGCAACTGGGCACGGCTGGCCGCTCAGCAATCCTTGACGCAGGACAAGCTGCTAGAGTTCGACACTTTCGGCAATGTGTCCCTGATCCACGTCACCGACATTCATGCGCAGATGAAACCAATCTATTTCCGCGAACCTTCGGTCAACATCGGCGTGGGTGGCAACAAAGGCGCGGTGCCCCATGTTACCGGCGCGGATTTCCGCAAGCTGTACGGCATCGACGACGGCAGCCCTTCGGCCTATGCGCTGACGCATGATGATTTCGCGTCGCTTGCCAAAGGCTATGGCAAGGTTGGCGGGCTTGACCGCGTATCCACAGTGATCAACTCAATCCGCGCGGATCGCCCCGATGCGTTGCTGCTGGACGGTGGCGACACGTGGCACGGCAGCTATACCTGCTATCACACGCAAGGGCAGGATATGGTCAACGTGATGAACGCGTTGAAACCGGATGCGATGACCTTCCACTGGGAATTCACGCTCGGCTCTGATCGCGTTGCCGAGATTGTCGAGGGCCTGCCCTTTGCCGCTCTTGGCCAGAACATTTTTGACGCGGAATGGGATGAACCCGCCGAATTGTTCCCGCCTTACAAGTTCTTTGAACGGGGCGGCGTCAAGATTGCTGTCATCGGTCAGGCCTTTCCCTATATGCCCATCGCCAATCCGGGCTGGATGTTCCCGGAATACTCATTCGGTATCCGGGACGAACGGATGCAGGAGATGGTGAATGAGGTGCGCGCCGCCGGTGCGGAGCTGGTCGTTTGCCTGTCACACAACGGGTTTGACGTGGACAAACAGATGGCGGGCAAGGTCACGGGCATTGACGTGATCTTGTCGGGCCATACCCATGACGCCCTGCCCGAACCGGTACTGGTCGGGGATACGATCATCGTTGCCTCAGGCTCCAACGGGAAATTTGTCAGCCGCGTCGATCTGGACGTGCGCGAAGGGCGGATGCTGGGCTTCCGTCACAAACTAATCCCGATTTTCTCGGATGTTATTGCGCCGGATGCCGAGGTTACGAAAGTCATCGACGCCCAGCGCGCCCCGTTTGAGACCACCCTGTCCGAAGTAATTGGCCAGACCGCTGACGACCAGCTGCTTTACCGCCGTGGCAACTTTAACGGCACTTGGGATGACCTGATCTGTGACGCGCTGATTTCAGAACGCGAGGCTGACATCGCGCTCTCCCCCGGTGTGCGCTGGGGGCCGTCAATCCTGCCCGGTCAGGACATCACCCGCGAGGACATCTGGAACGTGACTTCAATGAGTTACGGTGAGGCATATCGCACTGAAATGACAGGCGAATTCCTACATGTAGTATTGGAAGATGTGGCGGATAACCTGTTCAACCCCGATCCTTATTATCAACAGGGCGGTGATATGGTGCGTGTTGGCGGCCTTGGCTACCGCATTGATGTGACCAAGCCGCAAGGCGAGCGGATCACCGAAATGACCCTGCTGAAAACCGGCGAAACGATCGACCCCGCAAAGACCTATCAGGTCGCGGGATGGGCCTCTGTCAACGAAGGCACCGAAGGCCCCGCCATCTGGGATGTGGTCGAGGCGCATATCGCCAAACAGGGGGTGGTTTCCCTTGATCCAAACAACAGCGTGAAAGTGGTCGGCATCTGA
- a CDS encoding cytochrome c biogenesis CcdA family protein: MLEITFAGAAFAGILSFLSPCILPIVPFYLSYLAGIGMNQITANAKIDAATRNRAVLAACFFAAGVITIFMGLGAAATLFGQVVREYFDILRWIAAAIIIAMGLHFLGVIRIGILYRQLRADGGDTSNVSLLGAYVIGLAFAFGWTPCVGPVLAAILFTAAGADTASTGAWLLFVYGLGMTAPFIMAAFFIGPFMRWMTRFRRHLRTIEKIMGGMLIVFGLLIATNSMNYIAQWMLAVGPDIGVLR, from the coding sequence ATGCTAGAGATCACCTTTGCTGGTGCTGCATTCGCGGGCATTCTGTCATTTCTGTCGCCCTGCATTCTGCCCATCGTGCCGTTTTACCTGAGCTATCTGGCGGGGATCGGCATGAACCAGATTACCGCAAACGCAAAGATTGATGCGGCGACACGCAACCGCGCGGTGCTGGCTGCCTGCTTCTTTGCCGCCGGTGTGATCACCATCTTTATGGGGCTCGGTGCGGCGGCCACCCTGTTCGGACAGGTGGTGCGCGAATATTTCGACATCCTGCGCTGGATCGCTGCGGCGATCATCATCGCGATGGGTCTGCATTTCCTCGGCGTGATCCGCATCGGCATTCTGTACCGCCAGTTGCGGGCCGATGGCGGCGATACCTCTAACGTCAGCCTGCTGGGGGCCTATGTGATCGGCCTTGCCTTTGCCTTTGGCTGGACGCCTTGCGTGGGTCCGGTACTGGCCGCCATCCTGTTTACGGCAGCGGGGGCAGATACCGCATCCACCGGCGCGTGGCTGCTTTTTGTCTACGGGCTGGGCATGACCGCGCCTTTCATCATGGCCGCCTTTTTCATCGGACCATTTATGCGCTGGATGACCCGCTTTCGCCGTCACCTTCGCACCATCGAGAAAATCATGGGCGGCATGCTGATCGTCTTTGGCTTGCTGATCGCCACCAATTCAATGAACTATATCGCACAATGGATGCTGGCCGTCGGGCCGGACATCGGCGTGCTGCGCTAG